The region GCTCACGCGTGGGAGCCAGAATTAACGCACGCGGATTTTTCCCCTGCGCGTATTTCACTTTCATCAGAATTGGCAGCAGATAAGCCGCCGTTTTGCCGGTTCCTGTCTGCGCAATACCCAACACGTCATGGTTGCCAAGGCTCAGCGGAATGGTTTTCTGCTGAATAGGTGTGGGTACTGTATAACCCAGTTCGGCCACGGCATTAAGCAACTGCCGGTTTAGCTCGAACTGTTCGAAGGAGGTAATTTCCATAGTTAAGTAAGTCGGTAAGCCGCTTACCAACTAAAAGACTAAAATTGTTTCAAAATTCTTTCTACGCCACTAACGTAACCAGAGCCAAACAGATTCACGTGAACGAGCAGGGGATACAAATTATAAATGGCAACGCGCTCGTCAAAACCGTTTTGCAACGGAAACGTTTCGTGGTAAGCCTCGTAAAACCGGTCGTCGAAGCCAGCAAATAGTTTCGTAAAGGCCAACTCGGCCTCCCGGAAACCATAGTAAACGGCGGGGTCTACCAACGCCGGTTGCCCCGCTTCATTGACAAGCACATTGCCCGACCACAAATCGCCGTGCAGTAACGCAGGGCGCTCGTTTGGGAGCAGATTCGGCAACAGTTGCCGGAGCCGAAGCAGCGCATCGTAGGTTGGTCTGGACAGCAACCCTTTGTACAAGGCTAAACCGGCCTGTGGCAACAGGCGATGGTCAAAGAAAAAATCGTAGCCATTTGGCGTAGGTGTATTGGTTTGTGGTAACGACCCGATGTAATTTTCGAAATTCAGGCCGAACGTGGGTTGTGTATGCGAGTGTAATACCGCCAGCGACTGCCCGAGCGTCTCCCAATACTGCTTATCCGGTATCCCTGGATCAATGTATTCCAGAATCAAATACGATTTGTCGAGGAGACGACCATACCCAATAACCTGCGGAATGTGCAGCGCATCGGTCTGCCGGAGTAAATCAAGCCCGCGAGCTTCGGATGCAAACATATCCGGTTGCTCCCCGGCCGATTCCTCCAGCTGATTCCACTTGACGAAAAAAACACCTTCCGATGAAAACACCTGAGCCGATGTGTTGATATTTCCACCCGAAACAAACTGCATTTCAATAACCTGAACCGGATGGCCCAACGCCGAAAACAGAATGCTTTCAAAAAAAGAAAATTGCTCGTCGCCCCAAAAATCCATGCGTTATTTGCGTAGCGGCTGGTCTGTACCGATGACTACCGACCAGTCAACATCAATTGACAGTTTATGAATCGTCAAATTCAGCACCTTTATAACATCGCTCAACAGCCAGTCCGTCGAATTATTGGTCTGATGTCCGGAACATCGCTCGATGGGCTTGATGTGGCTCTTTGTCATATTTCTGGTAGTGGACCCGGTACGGAGGTTGTCCTGCATCGTTTTACTACGGTACCTTACGATGAAGAACTGAAAGCCGAGATTCGGACCATCTTTGCTAAAGACAAAATCGAATTCGAGAAGCTTTGTTTGTTAAATCCATACATCGGTCGGCTACATGGTCAACTCATTCTCGATTGTCTGAAAAACTGGGGTATCAGTACTGATGAGGTAGATATAATTGCCAGTCACGGGCAAACCGTCTATCACGCTCCGAAAAGTCAGCACCGGCACGATAAGTTCCCAAACGCCACCCTCCAGATTGGCGATGGCGATCACATTGCAGCCGTCACCGGAGTTACTACGCTGAGCGATTTCCGACAGAAGCACGTGGCACACGGGGGCGAGGGAGCACCATTGGCCGTTTACGGGGATTATTTCATGTTCTCGAAAGCGGGCGAGAATCGTCTTTTGCTGAATATGGGCGGTATCGCCAACTTCACGTACCTGCCCGCTGACGAAGATGCCAGCAGTGTGTTTACGACCGATACGGGGCCGGGAAACACACTGCTGGATGCCTACGCCCGTATATTTCTGAACAAGCCTTACGACGAAGATGGCAAACTGGCCGCTCAGGGAACGATTAATAACGATCTTCTACAAGCCTTAAAAATCAACCCGTTTTTCGACGCAGCTTTTCCTAAAACAACCGGCCCTGAAGTCTTCAAGGCTGCTTACGTGGAAGAGGCACAGGCCCGCAGTCAAACAACCGGCTTATCCGCCGAAGATTTAATGGCTACCCTTGTGCAATTCAGTGCCGATACGATTGTGGATGCCATCCAGCGGGTTATGCACGAAGGCGAAACCTACCGGATCTACATGAGCGGGGGCGGGGCGCATAACCCCATCCTGACAACGGCTCTTAAGAAAGGGCTGCCCAATTGTTCGTTTGGGCTGACCAATGAGCTTAACATCAACGGCGATGCGAAAGAAGCGGTCTTATTTGCCGTGTTAGCCAACGAATGCCTGGCGGGTGGCAATACGTCGTTTGGCAATCGGCAGGGCGTACCGACGGTTACGATGGGGAAGGTTAGCTTTCCGAAGTAGCTTTTTGAAACCCTTAAAACCCCTGAAGGAGACTTTGCCCGTGTTTAGACAAAGTCTCCTTCAGGGGTTTTAGGTAGGGGTTTTAAAAACGTTTCTTATAGGTTTGAGAAACGCTAGCTTTTGGGGCGGAACACCTGCATTTTATCCTCGTGGGTCGTTATAAAGGGCCCGCCAATCAGGTCGATGCAATACGGAATGGCCGGAAACACGACCGAGAGGCATTGACCAATGGCTTTGGGCTTTCCGGGTAAGTTAATAATGAGTGTCTGGTTTCGGATACCGGCCGTTTGCCGCGACAAGATAGCCGTGGGCACGTATTTTAGGCTTTCCTGACGCATCAATTCTCCGAAGCCGGGCATCATTTTCTGGCAAACGGCTTCGGTCGCTTCGGGGGTTACGTCGCGCAGGGCGGGGCCTGTACCGCCCGTTGTGACAACCAGACAGCAGCCTTCCGTATCCGCCAATTCGATCATAGTTGCTTCGAGCTGATCCTGTTCATCAGGAATGACCCGATATACGGGTTCCCATTCGCAGCTCAGCCATTCGGTTAAAAAGCCAACAACCGCTTTGCCCGGAATGTCTTCATAAATACCGGCGCTGGCCCGGTCCGAAACGTTGATAATACCGATTTTGGTCATGGTTAACGTGTAAGCTTTATGCTGCCGCTAATCGAACATTTAAATGTAGGGATTGTAAAGCTGCTTCCAATTCGGCAATAAGTTCGTCTCGTTTGTAGGTATACTGACGAACCATCGACTGGTTATCGGACGATTCATGATGGATAGTTATCATGCCATTGATCCGTTCAATTTGTTCTGATAATTCGGCTATACGAATGTACTTATCACTCATACCATCAGTATTCATAATCATTCGATGTTTACCTGTATAAAACCTTTTTTAAACCGTTTTCGGTTTCGATTGTAGCGCGTATGCTCAAACAAGTCCTGCCAGTAAGCACAGTCGGCCTGAAATATAGCCGACTGTTTATGCTCAACTGGATATGTCCAAACGGTAAACGCATCTACTCCTACGTAATGCTGCGAAACGGACCACTTACTAAAACGTTGATCAATCAATGTCTCTTTTTCGTCGTAGCTATTATGGTCAATAAAGCTAACTAGGTCAATATCATTAGGGTTAAATCCATTTGATATGAAGCTTCCATCTACCCATTGATAAAATGAACGGCCAAGAAGACTCCGTAGATCGAGTGTATACCGCTTATACTCTCTAAATAATTCGTGTCGCTTAGATGTTAGATCAAAAGGGCTGACAAAAAACTGTTCGATTTCCTGTAGCGACAAGTCAATACGTATTGATGGTTGAAGATTCCCCCGGATATCAAATAATATGGTCTCCATCTAAGGCTTCTTCCGCTTCAACGCCAGGTCATGGGCCGTGTCGTAATAGGACCTGAGGCTACTCCAATCAAAGACATCGGCAATACTCTCTACGCGGTTGCGCTGCTGAATCCGGTCGCGCTGGGCCATCCGTACGAAACGATAGAGCACATCGGCCAACTGGTCAGCAGCTTCGTCGAAGGACTGCGTCCGGCGGTTGATGACGTAAATACCCCGGTTTTCGTAGTCGCGCATGATCTGCATGATGAAATCGCCGAAGCCCGACTGATCGCTGGTAACGGTCGGAATACCGCGCACAACGCATTCCAGCGGTGTGTATCCCCAGGGCTCATAGTAGCTTGGGAAAACGCCGAGGTGACACCCGCGAACGAACTGGCTGTAATCCAGCCCGAAAAGCGGGTTAGTTGAGGCAATGAAGTCCGGATGGTAGACGATCTTGACCCGGTCATACTCATTATTAACCAGGTTAGCCTGACGAATGAATCGCGTCATGTCGTCTTCCTGCACCAGATTATGGGTCACGAAAGGCGGTAAATGCTTCGTTTTCCAACTCTGCACCGTTCGCCGAAGCCGGAGCCGCCAGTATTCATCGACAAAGTTGTTCAGGTCGGGCAGCGACGTGCCGTTCGGATCGGATGCCGCAGCCTGGAACAGCCGTTCGCCAACCTGTTTTTCGATGCTCTCGCAAGTTTCCTGAATCTCATCCAGTAACGCACGCGAGTGAAGTACATCCGGATTGATAGAGGTATAAGGCTGCTTGGTGACCATAAACATAACAACGGTCATGTCCATGCCAGCCTCGCGCATCCGGTAATTCAGCCGGGCGAGGGCTTCGAGGGTCAGGTCATACCCTTTGTTGGAAAACTCAAATCGGCCGGAGGTAAAGAAATACAGGGTTTTTTCCAGGTCAAACGAATAGCTCTGGAAGAAGTGACCCATCACAAACTCATGAATCTTCTGCTTGTACCGAACGT is a window of Spirosoma linguale DSM 74 DNA encoding:
- a CDS encoding hypothetical protein (KEGG: slo:Shew_2180 hypothetical protein) gives rise to the protein METILFDIRGNLQPSIRIDLSLQEIEQFFVSPFDLTSKRHELFREYKRYTLDLRSLLGRSFYQWVDGSFISNGFNPNDIDLVSFIDHNSYDEKETLIDQRFSKWSVSQHYVGVDAFTVWTYPVEHKQSAIFQADCAYWQDLFEHTRYNRNRKRFKKGFIQVNIE
- a CDS encoding protein of unknown function UPF0075 (PFAM: protein of unknown function UPF0075~KEGG: pat:Patl_2903 anhydro-N-acetylmuramic acid kinase), with amino-acid sequence MNRQIQHLYNIAQQPVRRIIGLMSGTSLDGLDVALCHISGSGPGTEVVLHRFTTVPYDEELKAEIRTIFAKDKIEFEKLCLLNPYIGRLHGQLILDCLKNWGISTDEVDIIASHGQTVYHAPKSQHRHDKFPNATLQIGDGDHIAAVTGVTTLSDFRQKHVAHGGEGAPLAVYGDYFMFSKAGENRLLLNMGGIANFTYLPADEDASSVFTTDTGPGNTLLDAYARIFLNKPYDEDGKLAAQGTINNDLLQALKINPFFDAAFPKTTGPEVFKAAYVEEAQARSQTTGLSAEDLMATLVQFSADTIVDAIQRVMHEGETYRIYMSGGGAHNPILTTALKKGLPNCSFGLTNELNINGDAKEAVLFAVLANECLAGGNTSFGNRQGVPTVTMGKVSFPK
- a CDS encoding molybdenum cofactor synthesis domain protein (TIGRFAM: molybdenum cofactor synthesis domain protein~PFAM: molybdopterin binding domain~KEGG: wsu:WS1199 molybdenum cofactor biosynthesis protein); translated protein: MTKIGIINVSDRASAGIYEDIPGKAVVGFLTEWLSCEWEPVYRVIPDEQDQLEATMIELADTEGCCLVVTTGGTGPALRDVTPEATEAVCQKMMPGFGELMRQESLKYVPTAILSRQTAGIRNQTLIINLPGKPKAIGQCLSVVFPAIPYCIDLIGGPFITTHEDKMQVFRPKS
- a CDS encoding Fructosamine/Ketosamine-3-kinase (PFAM: Fructosamine/Ketosamine-3-kinase; aminoglycoside phosphotransferase~KEGG: hch:HCH_00321 fructosamine-3-kinase), whose protein sequence is MDFWGDEQFSFFESILFSALGHPVQVIEMQFVSGGNINTSAQVFSSEGVFFVKWNQLEESAGEQPDMFASEARGLDLLRQTDALHIPQVIGYGRLLDKSYLILEYIDPGIPDKQYWETLGQSLAVLHSHTQPTFGLNFENYIGSLPQTNTPTPNGYDFFFDHRLLPQAGLALYKGLLSRPTYDALLRLRQLLPNLLPNERPALLHGDLWSGNVLVNEAGQPALVDPAVYYGFREAELAFTKLFAGFDDRFYEAYHETFPLQNGFDERVAIYNLYPLLVHVNLFGSGYVSGVERILKQF
- a CDS encoding Glycogen(starch) synthase (PFAM: glycogen synthase~KEGG: hypothetical protein ; K00693 glycogen(starch)   synthase) yields the protein MEAVFSTSKRKLLLEIAWEVCNQVGGIYTVIRSKVPAMVEKWDDNYVALGPYFPQRSAAEFEPITDSDETEIGQTVRKMRQLGYRVEYGYWLVTGRPRVVLFDINSITVEQLNEIKTQLWLNYQLSTLNIEDLVNQTIAFGEMVRVFITLLADDHARRVDFVAHFHEWMASTGLPDLRRNNVKVATVFTTHATMLGRYLAQNEPGFYGKLPFFDWKREALHYGIDTQATIERLAAMQAHVFTTVSDVTARECEVFLGRNPDLVLPNGLNVTRFAAVHEFQNLHVRYKQKIHEFVMGHFFQSYSFDLEKTLYFFTSGRFEFSNKGYDLTLEALARLNYRMREAGMDMTVVMFMVTKQPYTSINPDVLHSRALLDEIQETCESIEKQVGERLFQAAASDPNGTSLPDLNNFVDEYWRLRLRRTVQSWKTKHLPPFVTHNLVQEDDMTRFIRQANLVNNEYDRVKIVYHPDFIASTNPLFGLDYSQFVRGCHLGVFPSYYEPWGYTPLECVVRGIPTVTSDQSGFGDFIMQIMRDYENRGIYVINRRTQSFDEAADQLADVLYRFVRMAQRDRIQQRNRVESIADVFDWSSLRSYYDTAHDLALKRKKP